GATCAGGCCCATCGCGCCCTTCACGAGCCCGTGCTCGGCGAGGAAGGCCTCCTCGACGGGGCTGATCACGTCGACGATGGCGTTGCCGATGCCGACCACGTCGAGGGGGCCGGCGGAGGGTGCGAGGTTCTCGGTCACGAGGCGGGGAGGTTACTGCGACCGGTGGTGCGCACCCCTAACCTGCCCGGATGGACCCGTACCGCCTGCCCCGCACGGTCGTGCCCTCCCACTACGACCTGCGCCTCACGCCGACACTCGACGCCGGCACCTTCACCGGGGCCGTCGCCATCGAGGTCGACGTGGCCGACGAGATCGACGAGGTGATGCTGAACGCCGCAGAGCTGACCATCGGCGAGGCGTGGCTCGAGAATCCCGAGGGCATCCGCCGCAACGCCACCGTGACCCTCGACGAGGAGGCCGAGCGCGCCACCCTGGCCCTCGAGGAGCCGGCGGCGGCCGGGCCCTGGACGGTCCACCTCGCGTTCGCGGGGATCCTGAACGACAAGCTGCACGGGTTCTACCGGAGCACGTTCGTCGACGACGAGGGTGTCGAGCGGGTCATCGCCACCACGCAGTTCGAGGCCACCTCGGCCCGCCGGGCCTTCCCCTGCTGGGACGAGCCCGACTTCAAGGCCACCTTCGGGGTCACCCTCGTGGTCCCGGACGACCTGTTCGCGGTGTCGAACGGCGCCGAGATCGGGCGCGAGCCCGCCGGCGCCGGCACGGTTGCGGTCACCTTCGCCGACACCATGGTCATGTCCACCTACCTCGTGGCCTTCGTGGTCGGCCCCCTCGAGGCCACCGAGGTGGTCGACGCCGGCGGCACGCCACTGCGGGTGGTCCACCCGCTGGGCAAGGGACACCTGGCCGACTTCGCACTCGAGGTCGGGGCCTTCGCCCTCGCCTTCTTCGAGGAGTACTACGGCATCCCCTATCCCGGCGACAAGGTCGACCTCGTCGCCGTCCCCGACTTCGCCTTCGGGGCCATGGAGAACCTCGGCTGCATCACCTTCCGCGAGGTGCTGCTGCTCGTCGATCCCGACGCCGTCACCCAACCCGAGCTTCAGCGGGTGGTCGACGTCATCGCCCACGAGCTCGCCCACATGTGGTTCGGGGACCTCGTCACCATGAAGTGGTGGAACGGCATCTGGCTCAACGAGGCCTTCGCCACCTTCATGGAGATGCTCTGCACCGACGCGTTCCGGCCGGAGTGGGAGCGCTGGGTCGACTTCGGCCTGTCCCGCACCGCCGCGTTCGACGTCGACTCGCTGGCCTCCACCCGCCCCATCGAGTTCGAGGTGGTGTCCCCCGCCGACTCCGAGGGCATGTTCGACGTGCTGACCTACGAGAAGGGCGCCGCGGTCGTGCGCATGCTCGAGCAGTGGACCGGCCCCGACGACTTCCGAGCGGGCATCCGCAGCTACCTCGAGACCCATCGCTACGCCAACACCGAGACCACCGACCTCTGGGACGCCATCGAGGCCGCCAACCCCGGTCTGCCCGTGCGCAAGGTGATGGACAGCTGGATCTTCCAGGGCGGCT
This portion of the Acidimicrobiales bacterium genome encodes:
- a CDS encoding ERAP1-like C-terminal domain-containing protein — translated: MDPYRLPRTVVPSHYDLRLTPTLDAGTFTGAVAIEVDVADEIDEVMLNAAELTIGEAWLENPEGIRRNATVTLDEEAERATLALEEPAAAGPWTVHLAFAGILNDKLHGFYRSTFVDDEGVERVIATTQFEATSARRAFPCWDEPDFKATFGVTLVVPDDLFAVSNGAEIGREPAGAGTVAVTFADTMVMSTYLVAFVVGPLEATEVVDAGGTPLRVVHPLGKGHLADFALEVGAFALAFFEEYYGIPYPGDKVDLVAVPDFAFGAMENLGCITFREVLLLVDPDAVTQPELQRVVDVIAHELAHMWFGDLVTMKWWNGIWLNEAFATFMEMLCTDAFRPEWERWVDFGLSRTAAFDVDSLASTRPIEFEVVSPADSEGMFDVLTYEKGAAVVRMLEQWTGPDDFRAGIRSYLETHRYANTETTDLWDAIEAANPGLPVRKVMDSWIFQGGYPLVTVERTPSGVRLSQQRFSFEGGDEVTPTTWSVPVLVRAGTDEVTADATDGGGPDADATAVSGERVERALVEGAPIDLELGEVAWVQANASGSGFYRVDYDAELRTALAARAQEVLAPIERYGLVDDTWASVLAGRTTTPEFCEFVGGFSGETDLAVWQRLLGALDALDRLLEGAPRQRFQGFVRDLVGPAAARLGPSGAAGERDRDRELRAALFTALGTTGADADVRDRARTLLASHDADPGAVDPSLAAAAVAVIAATGDTTDRDDFLARYRAATTPQDEQRYLRSLPDFNDPGSFADTLTMTLSEVRSQDAPFVLRRALINRERGAEAWAFLRDHWDDVGQRLPSNSIARLLEGVRWLSDPEVAADVTAFLGDHPVPQGARTIAQHLERLAVNVALRRREADRLAAVFGG